The Verrucomicrobium spinosum DSM 4136 = JCM 18804 genome includes a region encoding these proteins:
- a CDS encoding phosphoribosyltransferase: MTPISTGTIQASLDDVTDPVLLEKLEKENQGKFDEVREAKGSLGSPDDVGARNHGQKAFVDQFYKKAAYEAIMKDLRGDVVFLAMPSSSERNRIPVYLAQRLKEDFGGIVVNGSAHFYRANREESKKNTTYLAKMAMQDFEVSDPSWKDQLKGKRVVLVDDIITTGDSLDSIAQKLKSEGVEVEKVVSLVAHNSGRGIHQDTVEKLMKQINSKLADQPVQKNPIFNKGLGESDEQQKTLLGWIIGAHGKSRDALLKKAIADANSAEGALAVLRAIRKRYLKLKDKE, from the coding sequence GTGACCCCCATCAGCACCGGTACGATCCAAGCATCTCTGGACGATGTCACCGACCCTGTGTTGCTTGAAAAGCTGGAGAAGGAGAATCAGGGCAAGTTTGATGAGGTGCGAGAAGCGAAGGGCAGCCTTGGATCGCCTGACGATGTGGGGGCTCGCAATCATGGGCAAAAGGCGTTTGTGGACCAGTTCTACAAGAAGGCTGCCTATGAGGCGATCATGAAGGACCTGCGGGGGGATGTGGTGTTCCTCGCCATGCCGAGCAGTTCTGAGAGAAATCGCATTCCCGTGTATCTGGCGCAAAGGCTCAAGGAAGATTTCGGCGGAATTGTCGTCAATGGAAGTGCACATTTTTACCGAGCCAATCGAGAAGAATCCAAGAAGAACACTACCTATCTGGCGAAGATGGCCATGCAGGACTTCGAAGTGAGTGACCCTTCCTGGAAGGACCAACTCAAAGGGAAGCGTGTGGTTCTAGTGGATGACATCATCACCACCGGAGACAGCCTGGACAGCATCGCGCAAAAGTTGAAATCAGAAGGGGTGGAAGTGGAGAAGGTGGTCTCCCTGGTCGCCCACAACAGTGGTCGCGGCATTCATCAGGATACCGTAGAGAAACTCATGAAGCAGATCAATTCTAAGCTCGCAGATCAACCCGTTCAGAAAAATCCGATTTTTAACAAGGGGCTTGGAGAATCTGACGAGCAACAAAAAACCCTCTTGGGCTGGATCATCGGTGCACACGGTAAAAGTCGCGACGCTCTCTTGAAAAAGGCCATAGCTGATGCTAATAGTGCAGAGGGAGCCCTTGCGGTGCTGAGAGCCATTCGTAAACGCTACCTTAAACTAAAAGACAAGGAATAA